The DNA window TCCCTCAGGATGATTTCCTGATGATGGATAATTTTACATTAAGAAATCTGGAGATTGTGTATCCAAGTAATCCACAGGGAAAATCGCTATTAGATATTATAGATAAGACATCAACTCCAATGGGAGGGAGACTCTTGAGACGCAGAATTATTCTCCCCCTAAAATCCGTTAGTGAGATCCAAAGAAGATTGTCATTAATTGATTTTTTAAACGAAAATGATGGTTTAAAGTATGAAATTTCACAGTTACTAAAGTCTATTTCTGACTTAGACCGATTAATGGGGAAACTGGCAGCTGAAAAGATCTCACCGAAAGAACTGGGATATCTTCGTCAGAGCTTAGTTAATATTCATACCATCAAAGAGTTACTTCATCCATTTGCAGATGTGCTGGCATGGATAGAACCATTATATGACCTGGATGAGTTGATTAAGTTTTTGCAAAATAGGTTGAATGAAGAACTTCCTGTCAATATTTCGAAAGGAAAAGTGATAAAAGATGGTATTTCTGAAGAATTGGACAGGTTACGAAATCTACAAAGCAAAGGTCGTGGCTTTTTGGATGAGATGTGTCAGAGAGAAATTGAAAGAACAGGAATTACAAGTCTTAAAATTGATTTTAATAATGTATTCGGGTATTTTATTGAAGTTCGGAATACCCATAAAGATAAAGTTCCGGGAGATTGGCTAAGAAAGCAAACCTTAGTGAACGCTGAAAGATATATCACAGAAGAATTAAAAGAATATGAAAGTCAGATTCTTGGAGCTGAAGAGAAGATCAGTGTTTTGGAAAATGAGTTATATAGAAATGTATGCTCTGAAACAATGGTGTATATTGATCAGATACAGGAAAATTCAAATATTATTGCTCAGATCGACGTTGCTGCTGGGTTATCAGAACTAGCCGTGTCTGAAAGTTATACAAGACCGATATTGAATGAAAGTTATGTTGTCGATCTAAAAGAAGCCAGGCATCCCATTATAGAAAATGCGCTCCCATTAGGAGAGAAATATATTCCGAATGATATATTTCTGGATAAAGATTCTCAACAGATCATTATGGTAACCGGACCGAACATGGCCGGTAAATCTGCGATCCTTCGTCAGACAGCAATTGTTTGTCTTCTGGCTCAGATCGGAAGTTTTGTGCCGGCAAAACATGCTGAAATAGGAGTGTTAGATAAGATCTTTACAAGGGTAGGGGCAACAGATAATATTTCTGCTGGAGAATCTACTTTTATGGTTGAAATGAATGAAGCTGCCAATATTCTAAATAATATTTCAGAAAGGAGTTTAATCTTACTGGATGAAATCGGACGTGGTACTTCTACTTATGATGGAGTTTCTATAGCATGGGCTATCGCGGAGTATCTTCACCAACATCCAAGCCAGGCTAAAACCTTATTTGCTACTCATTACCATGAATTGAATGAAATGACGGTTAATTTTGAAAGGGTGAAAAATTTCCATGTTTCGATTCAGGAAAACAAAGGGAACATTATTTTCCTGAGAAAACTTATTCCCGGGGGAAGTGAGCATAGTTTTGGTATCCATGTAGCAAAACTTGCTGGAATGCCCGCAAAAGTAGTGAACAGGGCTAATGAAATTCTAAAAACATTGGAAGCGAGTCGTACCCAGGGAACTTCATCAGAAAGCATAAAAAGAGTAACAGATGAAAATATGCAACTGTCATTCTTCCAGTTAGATGATCCTGTTTTGGAAAATATCCGAGAGGAGCTTACAAAGATTGATATCAATACTTTGACACCTATTGAAGCTTTAATGAAA is part of the Chryseobacterium paludis genome and encodes:
- the mutS gene encoding DNA mismatch repair protein MutS gives rise to the protein MAKTKKETPLMTQYNTIKAKYPDALLLFRVGDFYETFGQDAIRASQVLGIVLTKRANGEGHIELAGFPHHSVDSYLPKLVRAGLRVAICDQLEDPKMVKGIVKRGVTELVTPGVTFNDQVLSSKKNNFLLSLHKEKEKFGIALVDISTGEFLVSEGNLEKLLHIVGTFDPSEIIYQRSVQLPDQFKNKSAFKLEDWAFQYNFAYEKLTNHFKTNSLKGFGIENLPLAITAAGAIFAYLVEDTHHNLLAHLTKIKVIPQDDFLMMDNFTLRNLEIVYPSNPQGKSLLDIIDKTSTPMGGRLLRRRIILPLKSVSEIQRRLSLIDFLNENDGLKYEISQLLKSISDLDRLMGKLAAEKISPKELGYLRQSLVNIHTIKELLHPFADVLAWIEPLYDLDELIKFLQNRLNEELPVNISKGKVIKDGISEELDRLRNLQSKGRGFLDEMCQREIERTGITSLKIDFNNVFGYFIEVRNTHKDKVPGDWLRKQTLVNAERYITEELKEYESQILGAEEKISVLENELYRNVCSETMVYIDQIQENSNIIAQIDVAAGLSELAVSESYTRPILNESYVVDLKEARHPIIENALPLGEKYIPNDIFLDKDSQQIIMVTGPNMAGKSAILRQTAIVCLLAQIGSFVPAKHAEIGVLDKIFTRVGATDNISAGESTFMVEMNEAANILNNISERSLILLDEIGRGTSTYDGVSIAWAIAEYLHQHPSQAKTLFATHYHELNEMTVNFERVKNFHVSIQENKGNIIFLRKLIPGGSEHSFGIHVAKLAGMPAKVVNRANEILKTLEASRTQGTSSESIKRVTDENMQLSFFQLDDPVLENIREELTKIDINTLTPIEALMKLNSIKKMIGG